A single window of Planktothrix serta PCC 8927 DNA harbors:
- a CDS encoding DUF3120 domain-containing protein, giving the protein MQTVLAKVRRSQPGLVFLASVFLVCVPVFFQAPLVRQWPELTLILTLGWLGISWKLLRQPATWVWGDLLLGFSWSWLTGAIYWGWLRWEPLLHLPVEALGVPFAVWCLYRGWGKVGNWFYLGSLFGTAVTDGYFYITGLIPSWRQLMNVEPALALPIFQNALQIVSTPWGISWAVGFALFLFGVGVFPLQSKEQHWWAFGGAVLSTILVDSLFLIAACLA; this is encoded by the coding sequence ATTCAGACAGTTCTAGCCAAAGTTAGGAGATCTCAGCCTGGGCTCGTATTTTTAGCCTCGGTGTTTCTCGTCTGTGTTCCTGTATTTTTCCAAGCACCTCTCGTGCGACAATGGCCAGAACTGACCTTAATTCTGACCTTGGGATGGCTAGGAATCAGTTGGAAATTACTCAGACAACCCGCCACTTGGGTTTGGGGAGACTTATTATTAGGATTTAGTTGGAGTTGGCTAACGGGGGCCATCTATTGGGGCTGGTTACGGTGGGAACCTCTGTTACATTTACCCGTAGAAGCTTTAGGCGTCCCCTTCGCCGTGTGGTGTTTATATCGCGGCTGGGGTAAAGTCGGAAACTGGTTTTATCTGGGTTCTCTATTTGGGACAGCCGTTACAGATGGATATTTTTATATCACCGGATTAATTCCTAGTTGGCGACAACTGATGAACGTTGAACCCGCCTTAGCGTTACCCATTTTTCAAAACGCGCTACAAATTGTCAGTACCCCTTGGGGGATTAGTTGGGCCGTCGGATTTGCCCTATTTTTATTTGGCGTTGGGGTTTTTCCTTTACAATCGAAGGAACAACATTGGTGGGCTTTTGGGGGTGCCGTATTGAGTACAATCTTGGTAGATAGTTTATTTTTGATTGCAGCTTGTCTAGCCTAA
- a CDS encoding adenylate/guanylate cyclase domain-containing protein, with protein sequence MVTLQTTPHLVLHTEGGNRYLPLMGKNYWTLGRSEDNTFVVKDRWISRNHAMLQRMENGEFFLIDLGSRNGSFLNGRRVTIPVTLHNEDHIVFGQTELEFYCPDITQETDPSEPESEDFTATLTVRRLISVMVMDIRDFTVLTRQLDERILSEVIGRWFRHAGQIIRENGSWVDKYIGDAIMAVWFHGTQGVSPQEMIKIATALSQLHKVTLELSHLYPLPFPLRVGAGINTGYAMVGNTGSGGTADYTALGDTVNAAFRLESSTKEMGMDIALGETTYKYLLQACPQQTFKQYTVHLKGYDTPTITYGGTFDNLDEFLALKSEG encoded by the coding sequence ATTGTGACGTTGCAAACAACCCCCCACTTAGTCTTACATACCGAAGGTGGTAATCGCTATTTACCACTGATGGGCAAAAATTACTGGACATTGGGTCGCAGTGAAGACAATACCTTTGTCGTTAAAGACCGATGGATTTCTCGAAATCATGCGATGTTACAACGCATGGAAAATGGCGAGTTTTTTTTAATTGATTTAGGAAGTCGGAATGGTTCTTTTCTCAATGGTCGTCGGGTGACAATTCCCGTTACACTCCATAATGAAGATCATATTGTTTTTGGACAAACGGAATTAGAATTTTATTGTCCTGATATTACTCAGGAAACTGACCCTTCTGAACCGGAATCAGAGGATTTTACCGCTACATTAACAGTCCGTCGTTTAATCTCAGTTATGGTGATGGATATTCGGGATTTTACCGTATTAACCCGACAATTAGATGAACGGATTTTATCAGAAGTAATCGGACGTTGGTTTCGTCACGCCGGACAAATTATTCGAGAAAATGGCAGTTGGGTTGATAAATATATTGGGGATGCAATTATGGCGGTTTGGTTTCATGGAACCCAAGGCGTCAGTCCCCAAGAAATGATCAAAATTGCTACAGCATTAAGTCAATTACATAAAGTAACTCTGGAATTAAGTCATCTTTATCCTTTACCTTTTCCCTTGCGCGTGGGGGCTGGAATTAATACCGGATATGCAATGGTGGGAAATACTGGAAGTGGGGGAACTGCTGATTATACGGCGTTAGGAGATACGGTAAATGCCGCCTTTCGTTTAGAGTCTTCGACCAAAGAAATGGGGATGGATATTGCATTAGGAGAAACCACTTATAAATATCTACTACAAGCTTGTCCTCAACAAACCTTTAAACAATATACAGTTCACCTGAAAGGGTATGATACTCCTACAATTACCTATGGGGGAACTTTTGATAATTTAGATGAGTTTTTGGCACTGAAATCAGAAGGATAA